In Acidovorax sp. 106, the following proteins share a genomic window:
- a CDS encoding ferritin-like domain-containing protein encodes MELRQRALQVLQTADPYQKAAAALDLQAQLATLSIADTFPTDTVDPASLPGHPARPALMRHTEVARRSPATAQGRAILIHAIAHIEFNAINLALDAVWRFDAMPADYYRDWVQVAAEEAMHFGLLRDHLRAQGHDYGDFPAHQGLWTMCEKTQHDIVARMALVPRTMEARGLDATPQIQNKLRQVGTPDALQAVEILNTILRDEVGHVAIGNHWYRWLCERQGLNPETHYAELVKKYEAPRLKPPFNDAARRQAGFTEAELQWLQQG; translated from the coding sequence ATGGAGCTTCGCCAACGTGCACTGCAGGTTTTACAGACTGCAGACCCATATCAAAAAGCGGCTGCAGCGCTAGATCTACAAGCGCAACTAGCTACACTTTCGATAGCAGACACATTCCCCACCGACACCGTGGACCCGGCCAGCTTGCCAGGCCACCCGGCCCGCCCTGCGCTGATGCGCCACACCGAAGTGGCCCGGCGCTCACCCGCCACGGCGCAAGGCCGAGCCATCCTGATCCACGCCATTGCGCACATTGAGTTCAACGCCATCAACCTGGCGCTGGACGCTGTATGGCGCTTTGACGCCATGCCCGCAGACTATTACCGGGACTGGGTGCAAGTGGCGGCAGAAGAAGCCATGCACTTTGGCCTGCTGCGCGACCACCTGCGGGCCCAGGGGCATGACTATGGCGACTTTCCCGCGCACCAGGGCCTGTGGACCATGTGCGAGAAAACCCAGCACGACATCGTCGCGCGCATGGCGCTGGTGCCCCGCACCATGGAAGCGCGAGGACTGGACGCCACCCCACAGATCCAGAACAAGCTGCGGCAAGTGGGCACGCCCGACGCCTTGCAAGCCGTGGAGATTTTGAACACCATCTTGCGCGACGAAGTCGGGCATGTCGCCATAGGCAACCATTGGTACCGCTGGCTGTGCGAGCGCCAAGGCCTGAACCCCGAGACGCACTACGCCGAACTGGTCAAAAAGTACGAGGCTCCCCGGCTCAAGCCCCCCTTCAACGACGCAGCCCGCCGCCAGGCCGGCTTCACCGAAGCAGAGTTGCAGTGGCTGCAACAAGGCTGA
- a CDS encoding tripartite tricarboxylate transporter substrate binding protein BugE, translated as MHRRNCIALALAAFAGSVAAQGYPNKIIKLQVPFAPGGTTDIIARVIADPLGKALGQSVIVENKAGGGGIVGANETAKSAPDGYTLGIATVSTTAANPAINPKTPYNPLTDFTPIVNIAATPNIIAVHPSFPAKDYKGFIAELKKSAGKYSYSSSGTGGIGHLQMELYKSLTGVFVTHIPYRGAGPALNDTVAGQVPMIFDNLPSALPFIKENRLVPIVVAAPQRVAALPNVPTFKEVGLEPVNRMAYYGILGPKGLPKEVVDKVNAAVRKALEDPAVRKRIEDTGSIVVGNTPEQFAEQIKAEYSVYKDVVAKQKLTLD; from the coding sequence ATGCATCGTCGCAACTGTATCGCTCTGGCGTTGGCTGCTTTTGCAGGATCTGTAGCCGCACAAGGCTACCCCAACAAGATCATCAAGCTGCAGGTGCCGTTTGCGCCCGGCGGCACCACCGACATCATTGCCCGCGTGATTGCCGACCCGCTGGGTAAGGCCCTGGGCCAGAGCGTGATTGTGGAAAACAAGGCCGGTGGCGGTGGCATCGTGGGCGCCAACGAAACGGCCAAGTCGGCCCCCGATGGCTACACCCTGGGCATTGCCACCGTGTCGACCACGGCCGCTAACCCGGCCATTAACCCCAAGACGCCCTACAACCCGCTGACCGACTTCACGCCCATCGTGAACATTGCGGCCACGCCCAACATCATTGCGGTGCACCCCAGCTTTCCGGCCAAGGACTACAAGGGTTTCATCGCGGAGCTGAAGAAATCGGCGGGCAAGTACTCGTACTCTTCGTCGGGCACCGGGGGCATTGGCCACCTGCAGATGGAGCTGTACAAGAGCCTGACGGGCGTCTTCGTGACCCACATTCCCTACCGCGGTGCAGGCCCAGCCTTGAACGACACGGTGGCTGGCCAGGTGCCGATGATTTTTGACAACCTGCCCTCGGCGCTGCCCTTCATCAAGGAAAACCGCCTGGTGCCCATCGTGGTGGCGGCGCCCCAGCGCGTAGCGGCCTTGCCCAATGTGCCCACCTTCAAGGAGGTGGGGCTGGAGCCCGTGAACCGCATGGCCTACTACGGCATCTTGGGCCCTAAGGGTTTGCCCAAGGAGGTGGTGGACAAGGTGAATGCTGCGGTGCGCAAGGCGCTGGAAGACCCCGCCGTGCGAAAGCGCATCGAAGACACCGGCTCTATCGTGGTGGGCAACACGCCCGAGCAGTTTGCCGAGCAGATCAAGGCCGAGTACAGCGTGTACAAGGACGTGGTGGCCAAGCAGAAGCTGACGCTCGACTGA
- a CDS encoding tripartite tricarboxylate transporter substrate binding protein, which produces MKKLLTGLFLLGACTWAAAQAWPTAKPIRIVVAYPAGGVSDNVARALADKLAVQLGTPVVIENKAGASGSLGMDAVAKAAPDGYTLGFAAVSPLALNPHLGKSPFDPQKDIAPVVSVMYSPVLLLGTSASKAADFNALVAAARAQPGSVRWATSGQASLGHIMLEQIQSVAKVQITHIPYKGGGQQMNDALGGQFEVLSTNAGPTVLQHIKAGKLKPLAVGAPARLDSLPEVPTLAELKHPAANLSSLFGIFAPAQTPAAVVARLNAEVNKALAQADLRAKLDATDNVPTGGTTADFVRQIAQESENNARIIRAARIQGD; this is translated from the coding sequence ATGAAAAAACTGTTGACGGGTCTTTTTCTTCTGGGTGCTTGCACCTGGGCTGCGGCCCAAGCCTGGCCCACGGCCAAACCCATTCGCATCGTGGTGGCCTACCCCGCAGGGGGCGTGAGTGACAACGTGGCGCGGGCCCTGGCCGACAAGCTGGCGGTGCAATTGGGCACGCCCGTGGTGATCGAAAACAAGGCCGGGGCCAGTGGTAGCCTGGGTATGGACGCGGTGGCCAAGGCCGCGCCAGATGGCTACACACTGGGCTTTGCGGCCGTGAGCCCGCTGGCGCTGAACCCGCACCTGGGCAAGTCTCCGTTTGATCCGCAAAAAGACATTGCCCCGGTGGTGAGCGTGATGTATTCGCCCGTGCTGCTGCTGGGCACCTCGGCCAGCAAGGCGGCTGACTTCAATGCGCTGGTGGCTGCGGCGCGGGCGCAGCCGGGCAGTGTGCGCTGGGCTACCTCGGGCCAGGCATCCCTTGGGCACATCATGCTGGAGCAGATCCAGTCCGTGGCCAAGGTGCAGATCACGCACATCCCCTACAAGGGCGGCGGCCAGCAGATGAACGATGCGCTGGGCGGGCAGTTTGAAGTGCTCTCCACCAATGCAGGCCCGACGGTGCTGCAGCACATCAAGGCGGGCAAGCTCAAGCCGCTGGCGGTGGGGGCGCCCGCGCGGCTCGATTCGCTCCCCGAGGTGCCGACCTTGGCCGAGTTGAAGCACCCGGCAGCCAACCTGTCCTCGTTGTTTGGCATTTTTGCCCCGGCGCAGACACCTGCTGCCGTGGTGGCGCGCCTGAATGCTGAGGTGAACAAGGCCCTGGCCCAGGCGGACCTGCGCGCCAAGCTGGACGCGACCGACAACGTGCCCACCGGTGGCACCACCGCCGACTTTGTCCGCCAGATTGCGCAAGAGTCAGAGAACAACGCCCGCATCATCCGCGCGGCGCGCATCCAGGGGGACTGA
- the pyrB gene encoding aspartate carbamoyltransferase translates to MNQKTSPSAQKFVSMSQCNRPPPVDGRPRTPSLRAGHQNLVSLDDWSRGDIENLLDVTEDIRMHPSEFAYSLAGALVCTAFFEPSTRTRTRLSFEAAAHRLGAKVLSMGDMQSTRIGLGESAPDTLRMAGYYADIVVARHSQDGMVEQMARALDVPVVNAGEGLHHHPTQTLIDLFTMRKHFGTLDGLRVGISGGLRYSRAAKSLLAGLRAFRDVRVHVVDAVGDVDAARQECVPLTQIAGAGVQEHASVADMLGQIDVLYAVRVQREQYRDAASYESQLARCRVDLCLLQGLRSDIVVMHCLPRGGELPQEVDDTPFNHYFRQAANGVAVRMAVLQRCLGRFRLTTAVPMAESLRLDIRPAPFITTSVAW, encoded by the coding sequence TTGAATCAGAAAACCAGCCCGTCCGCCCAAAAATTTGTTTCTATGTCTCAGTGCAACCGCCCTCCGCCCGTTGATGGGCGTCCCCGTACCCCCTCCCTCAGGGCGGGGCACCAGAACCTTGTTTCGCTTGACGACTGGTCCCGCGGGGATATCGAAAACCTGCTGGATGTGACCGAGGATATCCGCATGCATCCCAGCGAGTTCGCCTACAGTCTCGCCGGCGCGCTGGTGTGCACCGCGTTCTTCGAGCCCAGCACCCGCACCCGCACCCGCTTGAGCTTCGAAGCCGCTGCCCACCGGCTGGGTGCCAAGGTACTCAGCATGGGCGACATGCAGAGCACCCGTATTGGCCTGGGCGAGAGCGCTCCCGACACCCTGCGCATGGCGGGCTACTACGCAGACATCGTCGTGGCTCGGCATTCGCAGGACGGTATGGTCGAACAGATGGCCCGTGCACTAGACGTGCCGGTTGTGAACGCGGGAGAGGGTCTGCACCACCATCCCACGCAGACGCTGATCGACCTGTTCACCATGCGTAAGCATTTCGGCACGCTGGACGGCCTGCGGGTAGGTATTTCCGGGGGGCTGCGCTATTCGCGTGCCGCTAAATCGTTGCTTGCCGGGCTGCGTGCCTTTCGCGACGTGCGGGTCCACGTGGTGGATGCGGTGGGCGATGTGGATGCGGCCCGGCAGGAGTGCGTTCCGCTGACGCAGATCGCGGGAGCGGGAGTGCAGGAACATGCCAGCGTCGCCGACATGCTTGGGCAGATCGACGTGCTCTATGCCGTGCGTGTCCAACGCGAGCAGTACCGCGACGCAGCCTCCTACGAGTCCCAACTGGCGCGCTGCCGTGTGGATCTGTGCCTGCTGCAGGGCCTGCGTAGCGACATAGTGGTGATGCACTGTCTTCCGCGTGGCGGCGAACTACCGCAGGAGGTGGACGACACGCCGTTTAATCACTATTTTCGGCAGGCCGCTAATGGCGTGGCAGTGCGCATGGCAGTGCTGCAGCGCTGCCTAGGCCGCTTCCGCCTGACCACTGCGGTCCCCATGGCCGAAAGTCTGCGCCTGGACATCAGGCCTGCGCCGTTCATCACCACATCTGTCGCATGGTGA
- a CDS encoding EAL and HDOD domain-containing protein: protein MSNTPAPAAAYPASATPGQSAVAMIARQAIVNAQQAVIGYELFNRSRTGIGHTAATDVTLVFTALSHAGTEELVGKKLIFVNCTHESLSGGHLELLDPDKVVLEIPPLGHAAAQEVETRLPILIGLRERGFHLAFNHTVLESAYAAWLPLADYIKLDLSVLAADQLTVLIRYAARHTQAELIAEKVETAQQYDMVSSQGVQLFQGYWFARPSLVETKLLSPAQTSIVQLINLVRKQASTDDIEEVLKKDAGLAFNLMRLINSAGFGLNREITSFRQAVMLLGLKKLFRWAALLLTAARTGGAPSSVGQTAVVRGRLMELLALESMPAEEADQAFVVGIFSLLDVMLSIPMESALGLLTVPDAVAAALLRREGVLGDLLTLAEACESSDDAVFHKAAGTLHLTSQQINLAHLQALAWADQMAD, encoded by the coding sequence ATGTCCAACACACCAGCCCCTGCAGCAGCCTACCCTGCAAGCGCCACACCGGGGCAATCCGCTGTGGCCATGATTGCTCGCCAGGCCATCGTCAATGCGCAGCAAGCGGTCATTGGCTATGAGCTGTTCAACCGATCACGCACCGGCATTGGGCACACGGCGGCCACAGACGTCACCCTGGTGTTCACCGCGCTGTCGCACGCTGGCACCGAAGAGCTGGTGGGCAAGAAGCTGATTTTTGTGAACTGCACGCACGAAAGCTTGTCGGGCGGCCACCTGGAATTGCTGGACCCCGACAAGGTGGTGCTAGAGATCCCGCCCCTGGGCCATGCTGCCGCGCAGGAGGTGGAAACCCGCCTGCCCATCCTGATCGGCCTGCGCGAGCGCGGCTTCCACCTCGCGTTCAACCACACCGTGCTCGAATCGGCCTACGCGGCCTGGCTGCCCCTGGCGGACTACATCAAGCTGGACCTGTCGGTGCTGGCCGCGGACCAGCTGACCGTGCTCATCCGTTACGCAGCCCGCCACACCCAGGCGGAACTGATTGCCGAGAAAGTGGAGACCGCGCAGCAATACGACATGGTCTCCAGCCAAGGCGTGCAGTTGTTCCAGGGCTACTGGTTTGCACGCCCCTCGCTGGTCGAGACCAAGCTGCTGTCCCCCGCGCAGACCAGCATCGTGCAACTCATCAACCTGGTGCGCAAACAGGCCAGCACCGACGACATCGAAGAGGTGCTGAAGAAAGATGCGGGCCTGGCCTTCAACCTGATGCGCCTGATCAACTCTGCAGGCTTTGGGCTGAACCGCGAGATCACCTCCTTTCGCCAGGCCGTCATGCTGCTGGGGCTCAAAAAGCTGTTCCGCTGGGCGGCACTGCTGCTCACTGCCGCACGCACGGGCGGGGCACCCTCGTCTGTAGGCCAAACGGCCGTGGTGCGCGGCCGCTTGATGGAATTGCTGGCCCTGGAGAGCATGCCGGCGGAAGAAGCCGATCAGGCCTTCGTTGTGGGCATCTTCTCGCTGCTGGACGTGATGCTCTCCATCCCCATGGAATCGGCCCTGGGCCTGCTGACCGTGCCTGATGCCGTGGCCGCAGCCCTGTTGCGCCGCGAGGGCGTGCTGGGCGATCTGCTGACCCTGGCTGAAGCCTGTGAATCCAGCGACGACGCGGTGTTCCACAAGGCGGCAGGCACCCTGCACCTCACCAGCCAGCAAATCAACCTGGCCCACCTGCAGGCACTGGCCTGGGCCGATCAGATGGCCGACTGA
- a CDS encoding EAL and HDOD domain-containing protein has translation MSSTPDQDTPDVETAAPQEDVDASNLAIIARQAIVDHNRTVYGYELFDRSTAADAHTAASDAALLFNALSYAGTEALVGKKTVFINCTHESLAGGHLELIHPEKVVLEVPPLPDTATQEEIDQRVPALQALCERGFRLALNQNALRKPYASWMPLASFIKLDMQAFRAELAGPLVKFASQFSKATLVAEKVETAEQFKLMSDLGVKLFQGFWFAKPSLVKATTIRPSQATIIQLINLVRKQADTSEIEDLLKKDPTLSFNLLRFINSSGFGLSCEVTSFRHAVMILGLKKLFRWAALLMTTSRDGAPPAVGQTAVVRGRLMELLAAEMLPAEECDNAFVVGVFSLLDSMLNVTMEKALESVALPQPVTDALLHGTGVFAPFLALTKACESGDDAMFAKMADELHLSNRQVNWAHLQALTWAESLSMD, from the coding sequence ATGTCGAGTACCCCAGACCAAGACACCCCCGACGTCGAGACCGCAGCCCCACAGGAAGACGTTGATGCCAGCAACCTGGCGATCATTGCGCGCCAGGCCATCGTGGACCACAACCGCACGGTCTATGGCTACGAGCTGTTTGACCGCTCCACTGCCGCAGACGCCCACACGGCGGCCAGCGATGCAGCGCTGCTCTTCAACGCCCTGTCCTACGCAGGCACTGAGGCGCTGGTGGGTAAGAAGACCGTTTTCATCAACTGCACGCACGAGAGCCTGGCTGGCGGCCACCTGGAGTTGATCCACCCCGAGAAGGTGGTGCTGGAAGTGCCCCCCCTGCCCGACACGGCCACCCAAGAGGAGATCGACCAGCGCGTGCCCGCACTGCAGGCACTGTGCGAGCGCGGCTTTCGCCTGGCGCTGAACCAGAATGCGCTGCGCAAGCCGTACGCCAGCTGGATGCCTCTGGCCTCCTTCATCAAGCTGGACATGCAAGCTTTCAGAGCCGAGCTGGCCGGCCCGCTGGTGAAGTTTGCCAGCCAGTTTTCCAAAGCCACGCTGGTGGCAGAAAAAGTGGAGACGGCCGAGCAGTTCAAGCTCATGTCCGACCTGGGCGTGAAGCTGTTCCAGGGCTTCTGGTTTGCCAAGCCTTCGCTGGTCAAGGCCACCACCATCCGCCCCTCGCAGGCCACCATCATCCAACTCATCAACCTGGTGCGCAAACAGGCCGACACGAGCGAGATCGAAGACCTGCTCAAAAAGGACCCCACGCTGTCCTTCAACTTGCTGCGCTTCATCAACTCGTCGGGCTTTGGCTTGTCGTGCGAGGTGACCTCCTTCCGCCACGCAGTGATGATCCTGGGCCTGAAAAAGCTGTTCCGCTGGGCGGCGCTGCTCATGACCACCTCACGCGATGGAGCCCCACCCGCCGTGGGCCAGACTGCCGTGGTGCGCGGGCGCCTGATGGAGTTGCTGGCCGCCGAAATGCTGCCCGCCGAAGAGTGCGACAACGCATTCGTGGTGGGCGTGTTCTCGCTGCTGGACTCGATGCTCAACGTCACGATGGAGAAAGCCCTGGAATCGGTGGCCCTGCCCCAGCCCGTGACCGATGCGTTGCTGCACGGCACCGGCGTGTTTGCGCCGTTCCTGGCTCTGACCAAGGCCTGCGAAAGCGGCGACGACGCCATGTTTGCCAAGATGGCCGATGAGCTGCACCTGTCCAACCGCCAAGTGAACTGGGCCCATTTGCAGGCCCTGACCTGGGCCGAAAGCTTGAGCATGGACTGA
- the xerD gene encoding site-specific tyrosine recombinase XerD, protein MLEDSLSAIDTFVDALWLEDGLSRNTLAAYRRDLTLYAQWLAQQQPPLALDATEEAHLNGYFAARHDQTRATSANRRLTVLRRYFHWALRERRITQDPTLRLQAARQPLRVPKTLSQAHVESLLNAPDLGNPLGLRDRTMLELMYASGLRVTELVTLKTFQLGLNEGVLRVTGKGSKERLVPFGDEARSWLQRYLQEARGAILGGQQTEDLFVTQRGEGMTRVMFWVIVKKWAQVAGITVPLSPHTLRHAFATHLLNHGADLRVVQLLLGHADISTTTIYTHVARERLKALHAQHHPRG, encoded by the coding sequence ATGCTTGAAGACAGCCTGAGTGCCATCGATACCTTTGTAGACGCCTTGTGGCTGGAAGACGGCCTTTCGCGCAACACCCTGGCGGCCTACCGCCGTGACCTGACGCTGTATGCCCAATGGCTGGCGCAGCAGCAGCCCCCGCTGGCGCTGGACGCCACCGAAGAGGCGCACCTGAACGGCTACTTTGCCGCGCGCCACGACCAGACGCGGGCCACCTCGGCCAACCGGCGGCTCACCGTGTTGCGCCGGTACTTTCACTGGGCGCTGCGTGAGCGGCGCATCACCCAAGACCCCACACTGCGCCTGCAGGCCGCCCGCCAGCCCCTGCGGGTGCCCAAGACCTTGTCGCAAGCGCATGTGGAGTCGCTGCTGAACGCCCCCGACCTGGGCAACCCCCTGGGCCTGCGCGACCGCACCATGCTGGAGCTGATGTACGCCAGCGGCCTGCGCGTGACGGAGCTGGTCACGCTCAAGACCTTTCAATTGGGGCTGAACGAAGGCGTGCTGCGCGTGACGGGCAAGGGCAGCAAAGAGCGACTTGTGCCCTTTGGCGATGAAGCCCGCAGCTGGCTGCAGCGCTACCTGCAGGAGGCGCGCGGCGCCATCCTGGGCGGGCAGCAGACCGAGGACCTGTTTGTGACCCAGCGCGGCGAGGGCATGACCCGCGTGATGTTCTGGGTGATTGTCAAAAAGTGGGCGCAGGTGGCGGGCATCACCGTGCCGCTGTCTCCGCACACGCTGCGCCATGCGTTTGCCACCCACTTGCTCAACCACGGTGCCGACTTGCGGGTGGTGCAGTTGCTGCTGGGGCATGCCGATATCTCGACCACCACCATCTACACCCATGTGGCGCGTGAACGGCTCAAGGCGCTGCATGCACAGCACCATCCACGCGGTTGA
- a CDS encoding sulfite exporter TauE/SafE family protein, which yields MVMLWSAALAGVGGIVGIVAVTVGGGVTLGVPLLLLLGHPGATAIATVKFALIGSFATGALVHRHDKRSEVVVPWVLWPLCVVGSVSGSLLVTGMDERLLKILVAVLMAAVLGITYRTDLSAKAAAPGPGRPHMSAKGVAAVFALCVYSGFFGAGFGTFLIFALMHFFGLSFVQSASVMTRINLLVVGASVSTFASRGVIDFQLGIPMLLGCAVGGMMGAWATKTLSPSRMKAVFLVFSVLLCSKILWDAMVPA from the coding sequence ATGGTGATGCTGTGGAGCGCCGCCCTCGCAGGCGTTGGGGGGATCGTCGGCATCGTCGCCGTCACGGTCGGGGGCGGTGTCACGCTGGGTGTGCCGCTGCTGCTGCTGTTGGGGCATCCGGGTGCCACCGCGATCGCGACCGTTAAGTTCGCGCTTATAGGCTCTTTCGCTACGGGCGCACTGGTGCACCGCCATGACAAGCGCTCCGAGGTGGTCGTGCCGTGGGTGCTCTGGCCGTTGTGCGTGGTCGGCTCCGTGAGCGGTTCGCTGCTGGTCACGGGCATGGACGAGCGGCTGCTCAAGATCCTGGTTGCCGTGCTCATGGCGGCTGTACTAGGGATTACCTACCGCACGGATCTCTCGGCGAAGGCCGCTGCGCCAGGCCCTGGCCGCCCGCACATGTCGGCCAAGGGAGTGGCCGCCGTATTCGCGCTTTGCGTGTATTCCGGCTTCTTCGGCGCGGGCTTCGGTACTTTCCTTATCTTCGCGCTCATGCATTTCTTTGGCCTCAGCTTCGTGCAGAGCGCCTCGGTCATGACTCGCATCAACCTGCTGGTCGTGGGGGCCTCGGTCAGTACCTTCGCCAGCAGGGGCGTGATCGACTTCCAACTAGGCATCCCCATGCTGCTGGGGTGTGCCGTGGGCGGAATGATGGGCGCATGGGCCACCAAGACGCTGTCGCCGTCGCGCATGAAGGCCGTGTTCCTGGTGTTCTCCGTGCTGCTGTGCTCCAAAATCCTCTGGGATGCCATGGTGCCTGCCTGA